From Pseudothermotoga thermarum DSM 5069, a single genomic window includes:
- a CDS encoding isocitrate dehydrogenase (NAD(+)) — MKRVTLIPGDGIGPEVVNAAIRVIEASGAQIEWEVVEAGISALQKGKPVLSDEVIALIKKNGVCLKGPTETPIGSGHRSVNVTLRQELGLFANLRPVKSINGVKTRYENVDLVVIRENTEDLYVGLEQKIGNIAAISIKLITTEASTRIARFAFDFAKKEGRKKVTVVHKANIMKLSDGLFLECVRNVAKEYPEIAYEEVIVDNMCMQLVKNPERYDVILCPNLYGDIISDLCAGLVGGLGLAPSANIGDSVAVFEAVHGSAPDIAGKGIANPTAMILSAVMMLKYIGEVEKAKRIEKAVLEVLQEGKNLTPDLGGTATTEQFCENVIEKLKEF; from the coding sequence ATGAAAAGAGTAACCCTCATTCCAGGTGATGGTATTGGTCCTGAAGTTGTCAATGCAGCGATACGCGTTATCGAAGCAAGCGGTGCACAAATAGAATGGGAAGTGGTGGAAGCTGGCATTTCCGCTTTACAAAAAGGGAAACCGGTTTTATCGGATGAAGTTATAGCATTGATAAAAAAGAACGGTGTGTGCTTAAAAGGCCCAACTGAAACACCAATTGGATCAGGTCATAGAAGCGTTAACGTAACTTTAAGGCAAGAACTTGGACTTTTTGCCAATCTTCGGCCTGTCAAATCCATCAATGGAGTCAAAACAAGATATGAGAATGTAGATCTTGTGGTGATAAGAGAAAATACAGAGGATTTGTACGTAGGTCTTGAGCAAAAGATAGGGAATATCGCTGCGATAAGTATAAAACTCATAACTACCGAGGCATCAACGAGGATTGCAAGATTTGCCTTTGATTTTGCCAAAAAAGAAGGCAGAAAAAAAGTCACAGTTGTTCATAAAGCAAATATAATGAAACTTTCCGATGGCCTTTTCCTGGAATGTGTACGGAATGTCGCAAAGGAGTATCCTGAGATAGCCTACGAAGAAGTCATTGTGGATAACATGTGCATGCAACTTGTGAAAAATCCAGAAAGATACGATGTAATACTTTGTCCCAACCTTTATGGTGATATCATTTCCGACCTGTGTGCCGGTTTAGTTGGAGGATTAGGTTTGGCCCCCAGTGCAAACATAGGAGATAGCGTAGCTGTATTCGAAGCAGTTCACGGCAGCGCACCGGATATCGCTGGAAAAGGAATTGCAAATCCAACTGCAATGATACTTTCCGCAGTCATGATGTTGAAATACATCGGAGAAGTCGAAAAAGCAAAAAGAATTGAAAAAGCCGTTTTGGAAGTTTTGCAAGAAGGAAAGAACTTGACACCAGATTTAGGTGGAACTGCTACAACTGAGCAATTCTGCGAAAATGTGATTGAAAAATTGAAAGAATTTTAA
- the ilvB gene encoding biosynthetic-type acetolactate synthase large subunit encodes MGKRKLTVAQAMVEVLKREGVEIIFGLPGGAIYPFYDALCDSGIKHVLVRQEQAAAHEANGYARVTGKVGVCAATSGPGATNLITGIATAYMDSVPLVVITGQVKRSLIGKDSFQEVDIVGATLPFTKHSYLVKDPNSIIRILREAFYIASTGRRGPVLIDVPVDVQLEQIEFEFPEKINIRGYKPHKEPDKHLIEKCVEAIESAKKPIICAGGGVIWAKASDELLTLIERLKIPVVCTLMGVGAIPTNHPYYLGIVGLFGHNEANMALKQADLLVIVGARFSDRTLVGMKISDETRIVHIDIDPAEIDKNVESEIGIVGDAKIVLAEMNKKISAKRNHFWAEEFAIKDYVFQDEKLHPQDVLKEISRVYNGDYIITTDVGQHQIWAAHNVYIKEPGTFITSGGLGTMGFGVPAAIGAKFGRPDKEVIAITSDGSFQMLFQELATIKREQLPIKIVLFNNSRLGMVYELQKQRCNARFSATILDANPDFTILAKAYGIEAQRITKKDEIKLAVEKMKNLKAPFLLEVIVDPDEPSIPSRPNIWL; translated from the coding sequence ATGGGGAAAAGGAAATTAACCGTTGCTCAAGCGATGGTGGAAGTTCTTAAAAGAGAAGGTGTAGAAATAATTTTTGGCCTACCCGGTGGGGCGATTTATCCCTTCTACGATGCTTTGTGCGATTCTGGCATAAAACACGTTTTGGTACGGCAAGAACAAGCTGCAGCGCATGAAGCCAATGGCTACGCACGCGTAACCGGTAAGGTAGGTGTTTGTGCCGCAACATCTGGACCAGGTGCAACCAACCTTATAACTGGTATAGCAACTGCATACATGGATTCTGTTCCACTAGTTGTCATAACTGGTCAGGTGAAAAGGAGTTTGATCGGCAAAGATTCATTTCAAGAGGTAGACATCGTTGGAGCAACACTGCCATTCACCAAGCATAGCTATCTAGTTAAAGATCCAAACAGCATAATCAGAATTTTGAGAGAAGCTTTCTACATCGCTTCCACAGGAAGACGCGGGCCAGTGCTTATAGATGTTCCGGTGGATGTTCAACTAGAGCAAATTGAATTTGAATTTCCAGAAAAAATAAATATTCGAGGATACAAACCACATAAAGAACCAGACAAACATTTAATAGAAAAGTGCGTTGAAGCAATAGAATCTGCCAAAAAGCCCATTATCTGTGCCGGTGGAGGCGTGATTTGGGCCAAAGCTTCAGACGAGCTTTTAACGCTGATTGAAAGGCTAAAGATTCCTGTGGTTTGTACGCTGATGGGTGTCGGTGCCATACCGACAAATCATCCCTACTACCTTGGAATAGTGGGACTGTTTGGACACAACGAAGCCAACATGGCTTTGAAACAAGCCGATTTGCTTGTCATAGTTGGAGCAAGATTCAGCGATAGAACTTTGGTGGGTATGAAGATAAGCGACGAAACAAGGATTGTTCATATAGATATAGATCCAGCAGAAATAGACAAAAACGTTGAAAGCGAAATTGGAATAGTTGGGGATGCCAAAATAGTCCTTGCTGAAATGAACAAGAAGATTTCGGCCAAACGAAACCATTTCTGGGCGGAGGAATTTGCAATCAAAGACTATGTTTTTCAAGATGAAAAACTTCATCCACAAGACGTCTTGAAGGAAATTTCAAGAGTTTACAACGGTGACTACATAATTACAACAGACGTTGGACAACACCAAATTTGGGCTGCTCACAACGTCTACATAAAGGAACCAGGAACTTTCATCACCTCCGGTGGTCTTGGAACGATGGGATTTGGGGTTCCAGCTGCAATTGGTGCGAAATTCGGTAGGCCAGATAAAGAAGTCATAGCCATAACAAGTGATGGCAGTTTCCAAATGCTTTTCCAGGAACTTGCAACTATAAAAAGAGAACAATTACCAATAAAAATAGTGCTATTCAACAATTCACGACTTGGGATGGTTTACGAGCTTCAAAAACAAAGATGCAACGCACGTTTTAGCGCCACCATTCTCGATGCCAATCCGGATTTTACAATTCTGGCAAAAGCCTATGGAATTGAAGCACAGCGTATCACCAAAAAAGATGAAATCAAGCTTGCCGTTGAAAAGATGAAAAACCTAAAAGCGCCGTTTTTGTTGGAAGTAATTGTTGATCCTGACGAACCTTCGATTCCTTCAAGACCAAATATTTGGCTGTAG
- the ilvD gene encoding dihydroxy-acid dehydratase: MNSHEVTQGIERAPHRSLFYAMGYLPEDLKKPLIAVVNAYNEIIPGHIHLRDIAQAVKLGISAAGGVPIEFPVIGICDGIAMNHSGMKYPLASRELIADSIEAMVMAHKFDGMVLIGNCDKIVPGMLMAAARLNIPAIYVSGGPMLAGNYRGRKVDLISVFEAVGAYKSGKISEEELMEMELLACPTCGSCAGMFTANTMNCLAEALGIALPGNGTIPAPYGRRKQLAKLAGMQIVELVKRNIRPRDILTLNAFRNAIALDMALGGSTNSVLHLMAIAHSAGVKLELDEFDRISRKVPNIVRLSPAGPYAIEDLDRAGGISAILNMLAKAWLIDPTTLTVTGKTLGENISNAKVLDYSVIRPLDNPYSPEGGIAILRGNLAPEGAVVKISAVSEEMMRHTGPAKVFDSEEEAFAAIMNGKIQKGDVVVIRYEGPKGGPGMREMLSPTSAIVGMGLDKSVALLTDGRFSGGTRGPCIGHISPEAAEGGPIAILKDGDIIEIDLINRTLNVKLSEQEIKDRLSKWKKPQPKAPEGTYLARYSKLVTSASKGAVLEG; encoded by the coding sequence GTGAATAGCCATGAAGTTACGCAAGGTATTGAAAGAGCTCCTCACAGATCTTTGTTTTACGCTATGGGTTATTTACCCGAAGATTTGAAGAAGCCTCTTATAGCTGTGGTCAATGCTTATAACGAGATTATACCGGGGCATATTCACCTTAGAGACATTGCACAAGCAGTAAAACTTGGTATTAGCGCGGCCGGGGGTGTTCCAATTGAATTCCCTGTCATAGGTATATGCGATGGAATAGCCATGAACCATAGTGGTATGAAATATCCCTTGGCAAGCAGAGAACTAATAGCAGATAGCATTGAAGCGATGGTCATGGCTCACAAGTTTGATGGGATGGTTTTGATAGGAAACTGCGACAAAATAGTTCCAGGAATGCTAATGGCTGCTGCTAGACTCAATATACCTGCGATTTATGTAAGTGGAGGTCCTATGCTGGCTGGAAATTACAGAGGAAGGAAGGTTGATCTTATAAGTGTTTTTGAAGCTGTTGGTGCTTACAAAAGTGGAAAGATAAGCGAAGAAGAACTGATGGAGATGGAACTACTTGCCTGTCCAACTTGTGGAAGTTGTGCGGGGATGTTCACTGCCAACACCATGAACTGCTTGGCAGAAGCTTTGGGAATAGCGCTTCCTGGAAATGGGACAATACCTGCACCTTATGGAAGAAGAAAACAACTTGCAAAGCTCGCTGGTATGCAAATAGTAGAGCTTGTCAAGCGAAACATAAGACCAAGGGATATCCTAACGCTAAATGCTTTCAGAAATGCAATAGCTCTTGATATGGCTCTAGGTGGCTCGACAAACAGTGTATTACATCTTATGGCAATAGCACACTCCGCTGGTGTAAAGCTTGAACTGGACGAATTTGATAGGATAAGCCGGAAGGTGCCAAACATTGTAAGACTTAGTCCAGCAGGACCTTACGCTATAGAAGATCTGGATAGAGCTGGTGGAATTTCTGCTATTTTGAATATGCTTGCAAAAGCATGGCTAATTGATCCGACGACTTTAACTGTAACTGGAAAAACTCTTGGAGAGAATATCTCAAATGCAAAAGTTTTGGACTATTCAGTTATTCGACCGTTGGACAATCCTTATAGTCCAGAAGGTGGAATAGCTATTTTGAGAGGAAATCTGGCGCCAGAAGGTGCTGTAGTTAAGATTTCAGCGGTGAGTGAAGAAATGATGCGTCATACTGGCCCAGCAAAGGTTTTCGATTCTGAAGAGGAAGCTTTCGCAGCAATAATGAATGGGAAGATCCAAAAGGGAGATGTAGTTGTGATTCGATACGAAGGTCCAAAAGGTGGTCCTGGGATGAGAGAAATGCTAAGCCCAACGTCAGCGATAGTTGGAATGGGTCTTGATAAATCTGTTGCACTTTTGACAGATGGAAGATTTTCAGGTGGCACAAGAGGTCCCTGTATAGGACACATTTCTCCTGAAGCTGCAGAGGGGGGACCGATAGCAATTTTGAAAGACGGTGATATCATAGAAATAGATTTAATCAATCGAACTTTGAATGTGAAGCTTAGCGAGCAAGAAATCAAAGACCGCCTTTCAAAATGGAAAAAACCGCAACCGAAGGCTCCAGAAGGCACATACCTGGCGCGTTACAGCAAGTTAGTTACATCTGCAAGTAAAGGAGCTGTACTTGAAGGGTAA
- a CDS encoding TRAP transporter small permease, which translates to MSFSKLFKTLSDILDKVIGGIVFTCIVGMIVIVTLQIISRVFFRAIVGTEELSRYLLVWASFLGATMAYKRGMHTSVQFLLEKSSKLTRKTLLIVGILLCMFFFAASFLAAFKLISLQIFQISPALKLPMRFVYLALPISFSVMLIHSVSLLLENLSKKDLRGQ; encoded by the coding sequence GTGAGTTTTTCCAAGTTATTTAAAACGCTCAGTGATATTTTGGATAAAGTGATCGGTGGTATAGTTTTTACTTGCATCGTTGGTATGATTGTTATAGTTACTTTGCAAATAATATCAAGGGTCTTTTTCCGAGCTATCGTTGGAACAGAAGAGTTATCCAGGTATCTTTTGGTTTGGGCTTCTTTTCTTGGCGCTACTATGGCTTACAAACGAGGTATGCATACTTCTGTGCAATTTTTGCTGGAAAAATCTTCTAAACTGACAAGAAAAACTCTTTTGATTGTTGGTATTTTGCTTTGTATGTTCTTTTTTGCTGCCTCGTTTCTTGCTGCCTTCAAATTGATATCTCTTCAAATATTTCAAATTTCCCCAGCTCTCAAACTACCAATGCGATTTGTTTATTTAGCACTTCCAATAAGTTTTTCGGTGATGCTAATTCACAGTGTTTCACTTTTACTTGAGAATTTGTCAAAAAAGGATCTAAGGGGGCAATAA
- the ilvN gene encoding acetolactate synthase small subunit: MRHILSVLVENHPGVLSKVAGLFTRRGFNIDSLTVGTTTDPTISRMTIVVKGDEYVVEQITKQLSKLIDVIAVKKLNPQETVERELALIKIKADHKTRSDVIQISEIFRANIVDVSNQTLTIEVFGDQDKINAMIELLKQYEIVEMARTGPIALERGTKIITSEEG, from the coding sequence GTGAGACATATCCTTTCCGTGTTAGTTGAAAACCATCCTGGAGTGCTTTCAAAGGTTGCAGGACTTTTCACAAGAAGAGGTTTTAACATCGACAGCCTAACCGTTGGTACAACGACGGATCCAACGATTTCCAGAATGACAATTGTTGTAAAGGGTGATGAGTACGTTGTAGAGCAAATAACCAAACAACTAAGTAAACTGATCGATGTCATAGCTGTAAAGAAATTGAATCCGCAGGAAACTGTGGAAAGAGAACTTGCTTTGATAAAAATTAAAGCTGATCACAAAACAAGGTCGGATGTCATACAAATTTCAGAAATATTTAGAGCAAACATTGTAGACGTGTCAAATCAAACTTTAACGATAGAGGTTTTTGGCGATCAGGACAAAATAAACGCGATGATTGAGCTTCTAAAACAATACGAAATCGTTGAAATGGCTAGAACTGGTCCCATCGCGTTGGAAAGGGGAACAAAAATAATCACAAGTGAGGAGGGATAG
- a CDS encoding aconitate hydratase, whose protein sequence is MGYNITQKILLEHLVEGELKPGEEIAIKIDQTLTQDATGTMVYLQLEAMGISKVKTKKSVAYVDHNTLQVGFENADDHKFIATAAKKYGVYYSKAGNGICHQVHLERFAVPGQTLLGSDSHTPTAGGLGCLAIGAGGLDVAAAMAGYPYYLKMPRIVNVELRGKLKPWVTAKDVIFELLRRLTVKGGVGKIFEYTGEGVKTLSIPERATIANMGAELGATTSIFPSDDVTYEFLKAQGREKDFVRIEPDEDAQYDEKIVIDLSKLEPLVAMPHSPDNVHPISEVKGIKVDQVIIGSCTNSSFKDMALVAKILKGKTIHPDVSFAVVPGSRQVLMMMIQTGILSDIVSAGARILECACGPCIGMGQAPGSGAISVRTFNRNFKGRCGTPDAQVILASPAVAAITAVNGVLSDPRELGEMPEIAEPKQYYINDNMIIPPATDEKVEVFYGPNIKPIPVANKIGESIQGQVLIKVSDNISTDDIIPGTAKLLPLRSNIPALSEYCFVNIDKDFVKRAKAAGGGIIVAGENYGQGSSREHAALVPLYLGIKAVIAKSFARIHKDNLVNYGILPAIFENHDDYEKIEQEDVLLIENVKQLLKSGKGIVKNLTKQVEIPIYIDLTKRQVELLFEGGLLNYIKKKLERG, encoded by the coding sequence TTGGGTTACAACATAACTCAAAAAATACTTTTAGAACATTTGGTCGAAGGAGAGCTAAAACCTGGAGAAGAAATTGCCATAAAAATAGATCAAACTTTGACGCAAGATGCCACTGGTACCATGGTTTATCTTCAACTGGAAGCAATGGGTATAAGTAAGGTGAAAACGAAAAAATCTGTCGCCTACGTAGACCACAATACCCTTCAAGTTGGTTTTGAGAATGCTGACGATCACAAGTTCATCGCTACAGCTGCAAAGAAATATGGGGTGTATTATTCCAAGGCAGGAAACGGCATTTGCCACCAGGTTCATTTAGAAAGGTTTGCTGTACCCGGTCAAACTCTCTTAGGTTCAGATAGTCACACACCAACAGCTGGTGGTTTAGGATGCCTTGCTATAGGTGCTGGAGGATTGGATGTGGCGGCTGCAATGGCTGGCTATCCATATTATTTGAAAATGCCTCGAATAGTAAACGTTGAGCTAAGAGGGAAACTAAAACCTTGGGTCACGGCGAAGGACGTTATTTTTGAACTTTTAAGAAGATTAACCGTTAAAGGTGGGGTTGGAAAAATTTTCGAGTACACCGGTGAGGGTGTTAAAACCCTCTCAATACCTGAAAGGGCAACGATCGCCAACATGGGAGCTGAACTTGGTGCAACTACCTCCATTTTTCCCAGCGATGATGTTACCTATGAATTTTTGAAAGCACAAGGAAGAGAAAAAGATTTCGTAAGAATAGAACCTGATGAGGATGCTCAGTATGACGAAAAAATTGTGATAGATCTTTCCAAGTTGGAACCATTAGTTGCGATGCCTCACAGCCCAGATAATGTTCATCCTATAAGCGAGGTTAAGGGCATAAAAGTCGATCAAGTGATAATTGGAAGTTGTACAAACTCTTCTTTCAAGGACATGGCGCTGGTGGCAAAGATATTGAAAGGGAAAACAATTCATCCTGATGTAAGCTTTGCAGTGGTGCCTGGTTCGCGACAAGTGTTAATGATGATGATCCAAACAGGAATTCTTTCTGACATAGTTTCAGCGGGTGCACGTATTCTGGAATGTGCCTGCGGGCCTTGCATAGGTATGGGACAAGCACCAGGTTCTGGCGCGATATCTGTTAGAACTTTCAACCGCAATTTCAAGGGAAGATGTGGAACACCAGATGCACAGGTAATCCTTGCAAGTCCAGCAGTAGCAGCAATAACCGCAGTTAACGGTGTGTTATCTGATCCACGCGAACTTGGGGAGATGCCTGAAATAGCGGAACCAAAACAATATTACATCAACGACAATATGATCATTCCCCCTGCAACCGATGAAAAAGTTGAGGTTTTTTACGGGCCCAATATCAAACCAATTCCCGTTGCCAACAAGATAGGTGAATCGATACAAGGTCAGGTTCTGATAAAGGTTTCGGATAACATCAGTACTGATGACATAATACCTGGAACCGCAAAACTTTTACCGTTAAGGTCAAACATACCCGCTCTCTCAGAATATTGTTTTGTGAACATAGATAAGGACTTTGTCAAAAGGGCAAAAGCAGCCGGTGGCGGAATAATTGTTGCTGGGGAAAACTACGGCCAAGGTTCAAGCAGAGAACACGCAGCTTTGGTGCCGCTTTATTTGGGTATAAAGGCTGTCATTGCCAAATCATTTGCAAGGATACACAAGGACAATTTGGTCAACTACGGAATTCTTCCTGCCATCTTTGAAAACCATGACGATTACGAAAAAATTGAACAGGAAGATGTGTTGTTGATAGAAAATGTCAAACAACTTTTGAAAAGTGGCAAAGGTATCGTGAAAAATCTGACTAAGCAGGTTGAAATCCCCATTTACATCGACCTTACCAAAAGACAGGTAGAACTCTTATTTGAAGGCGGTTTGCTCAACTACATAAAGAAGAAGCTTGAAAGAGGGTGA
- a CDS encoding TRAP transporter large permease: MAWILFALLFVFLFIGLPVAVAIGLSALFVLLKNGVPIAIVAQRMFAATDSFPLIAVPFFILVGDLLSQGKISERLIELADSVFGFLKGGLSVAAVFSSMFIAAISGSGAATTAAVGTSLIPELKKRGYDTASSAALTAAAGTIGVVIPPSVPMVLYAVVANESVAKLFLNGFLPGVGMGLILIFIALREAHKRNYPKGKAFSLKNIWLTFKKAFFGLLAPIIILGGIFSGFFTPSEAAVVAVDYTLILILFVYRTMKPKELIKLIIRSAMTMSIVMFLIAVAGVFGWVLANWNIPSTIANAILSLSDNRYVIMLLIAVIILIAGVFMETASAILILTPVFLPVVKQCGVNLIHFGIIETVGFAIGMVTPPVAINLYVATSITGLSMEKISKSVVPYLFGLILVFLLVVYLPLFVPGLIM, encoded by the coding sequence GTGGCATGGATATTGTTTGCATTGCTCTTTGTGTTCCTTTTTATTGGTTTACCAGTAGCAGTGGCTATCGGACTTTCTGCTCTTTTTGTTCTGTTAAAGAATGGTGTACCTATCGCGATAGTTGCTCAAAGAATGTTTGCTGCAACAGACAGTTTTCCCTTGATTGCCGTTCCTTTTTTCATACTTGTAGGGGATCTGCTTTCGCAGGGAAAAATATCCGAAAGGTTGATTGAACTTGCCGATTCCGTGTTTGGATTTCTTAAAGGTGGCCTTTCTGTAGCAGCCGTTTTTTCATCGATGTTCATAGCAGCTATCTCAGGTTCTGGAGCTGCAACCACCGCTGCCGTGGGTACATCTTTGATTCCTGAATTGAAAAAAAGAGGATATGATACTGCTTCCTCCGCCGCATTGACAGCCGCAGCCGGAACGATAGGAGTTGTCATACCTCCATCAGTTCCCATGGTTTTGTACGCTGTTGTCGCGAACGAATCAGTTGCAAAGCTTTTTCTGAACGGATTTTTGCCAGGTGTCGGAATGGGTTTGATACTGATTTTCATTGCACTGAGAGAAGCTCATAAGAGGAACTATCCCAAAGGTAAGGCTTTTTCTTTAAAAAACATCTGGTTAACTTTCAAGAAAGCCTTCTTTGGTCTTCTTGCACCGATAATCATTCTCGGTGGAATTTTTTCGGGGTTCTTCACGCCTTCTGAAGCGGCAGTTGTAGCCGTTGATTACACGCTTATCTTGATTCTTTTTGTTTACAGAACGATGAAACCGAAAGAGCTGATCAAACTGATAATAAGATCAGCGATGACGATGTCGATAGTTATGTTTCTGATAGCCGTAGCCGGTGTTTTCGGATGGGTGCTGGCAAATTGGAACATTCCTTCGACTATTGCGAATGCCATTTTGTCTTTGTCAGACAATCGGTATGTGATAATGCTTCTCATCGCCGTGATCATTTTAATTGCCGGAGTTTTCATGGAAACAGCTTCTGCTATATTGATACTGACACCGGTTTTTTTGCCAGTTGTTAAGCAATGTGGTGTCAATTTGATTCACTTTGGAATTATTGAAACGGTAGGATTTGCAATCGGCATGGTAACGCCTCCTGTGGCTATAAACTTATACGTCGCTACTTCCATAACTGGTTTATCCATGGAAAAAATCTCAAAATCGGTTGTGCCGTATCTGTTTGGGCTTATACTGGTCTTCTTGCTGGTGGTTTACCTTCCTCTTTTTGTACCAGGGCTAATAATGTGA
- the ilvC gene encoding ketol-acid reductoisomerase produces MARIFYDNDCNLELLKDKIIAIIGFGSQGHAHALNLKDSGLNVVVGLYHGSKSWVKAEGMGFKVMTADEAAKVADLIMILVSDDKQPPLYKQSIEPNLTEGKVLAFAHGFNIHFGQIVPPPYVDVIMVAPKGPGTMVRSQFLEGKGVPSLVAVHQDYSGKALDIALAYAKGIGASRAGVILTTFREETETDLFGEQVVLCGGISELIKAGFDTLVEAGYQPEVAYFECLHELKLIVDLIWKGGLTLMRQSVSDTAEYGDYMSGKRIINEETRKEMKKILQEIQDGTFAKQWILENMAGRPQFNAIRKREQELLIEKVGRELRKMMPWMKSSS; encoded by the coding sequence ATGGCACGGATATTTTACGACAACGATTGTAACCTCGAACTTTTGAAGGACAAAATAATCGCAATTATTGGTTTTGGAAGCCAGGGGCATGCTCATGCGCTAAATTTGAAAGATTCTGGATTGAACGTTGTGGTGGGGCTTTACCACGGCAGCAAGTCCTGGGTTAAGGCAGAAGGTATGGGGTTTAAAGTTATGACCGCAGACGAAGCCGCCAAAGTTGCCGATTTAATCATGATACTTGTCAGTGACGATAAACAACCTCCTCTTTACAAGCAAAGCATTGAACCAAATTTGACCGAGGGAAAGGTTCTTGCCTTTGCCCACGGATTCAACATCCACTTTGGGCAGATAGTTCCCCCACCATATGTGGACGTTATAATGGTTGCTCCAAAGGGACCAGGCACCATGGTTAGAAGTCAATTTTTGGAAGGAAAAGGTGTGCCATCGCTGGTGGCGGTTCACCAGGATTACTCTGGAAAAGCGTTGGATATTGCCCTTGCTTACGCAAAAGGTATTGGAGCATCAAGAGCAGGAGTAATCCTTACAACTTTCAGGGAAGAAACGGAAACGGATTTGTTTGGTGAACAGGTTGTCCTGTGTGGTGGTATCAGTGAACTGATTAAAGCAGGGTTTGACACGTTAGTTGAAGCTGGATATCAGCCTGAAGTAGCGTACTTCGAGTGTTTGCACGAATTGAAATTGATAGTTGATTTGATTTGGAAAGGTGGACTTACTCTCATGAGACAATCCGTTTCTGACACCGCAGAATATGGAGATTACATGAGTGGCAAAAGGATCATAAACGAGGAAACCAGAAAAGAGATGAAAAAAATTCTACAAGAGATTCAGGATGGAACTTTCGCAAAACAATGGATTTTGGAAAACATGGCTGGAAGACCACAATTCAACGCAATTAGAAAAAGAGAACAAGAACTTCTCATTGAAAAAGTTGGTAGAGAGCTTAGAAAAATGATGCCTTGGATGAAGTCATCCTCTTGA
- a CDS encoding TRAP transporter substrate-binding protein, with protein sequence MRKVLFVLLTACLLFVSSALFASVSEIKLRLAHVVNEKDIFHVAAVKFKELVEERTNGRVQIDIYPNAVLGDERTLLEGMQLGTIDMGVITNGPVANFLPEIAVFELPFLFANAQEAYAVLDGPVGKDLLKSLEKVNLKGLAYAERGFRNITNSKRPVRTPADLKGLKIRVMENPVYIDTFKALGANVIPMAWTEALTALQQGTIDGQENPIVVIHSFKLYETQKYLSLTRHTYAPALIIMSLKVFKSLPSDIQKIFEECAQQAAEYARKVNGENEERLLKELIDFGMQVTQPDLNAFREAVKSVYDKYSARFGKYLKEIQKQLEELRSNK encoded by the coding sequence GTGAGAAAAGTTTTGTTTGTGCTCTTAACCGCTTGCCTTTTGTTCGTTTCATCAGCTTTGTTTGCTTCTGTTTCAGAAATTAAGCTTCGCCTTGCACATGTTGTCAACGAAAAGGATATTTTCCACGTAGCAGCAGTCAAGTTCAAAGAGCTTGTTGAGGAGAGGACAAATGGTCGAGTCCAGATTGATATATATCCCAATGCAGTTTTGGGAGACGAAAGGACCCTTCTTGAAGGAATGCAGCTTGGAACAATCGACATGGGAGTCATAACAAATGGACCTGTGGCGAACTTTTTGCCCGAAATCGCAGTTTTCGAATTGCCATTCTTGTTTGCGAATGCGCAGGAAGCTTATGCAGTCTTAGATGGTCCAGTTGGCAAGGACCTATTAAAATCGCTTGAAAAAGTCAATTTGAAAGGTTTAGCCTATGCAGAAAGAGGTTTTAGAAATATCACAAACTCCAAACGCCCTGTTAGGACTCCGGCAGATTTGAAAGGGCTTAAGATACGCGTTATGGAAAATCCTGTTTATATTGATACTTTCAAAGCCTTAGGAGCCAACGTGATTCCAATGGCATGGACTGAGGCACTTACAGCATTGCAGCAGGGAACAATAGATGGTCAGGAGAATCCAATTGTTGTTATACACTCTTTCAAATTGTATGAGACTCAAAAATACCTGTCTCTAACAAGACATACTTATGCTCCAGCGCTCATTATCATGAGTTTGAAGGTCTTCAAGAGTTTACCATCCGACATACAAAAGATTTTCGAAGAGTGCGCGCAACAAGCTGCTGAATATGCGAGAAAAGTCAACGGTGAAAACGAAGAAAGACTTTTGAAAGAACTAATAGATTTTGGTATGCAGGTTACTCAACCAGACCTCAACGCCTTTAGAGAAGCCGTGAAATCTGTTTACGATAAATACAGTGCAAGATTTGGAAAATATCTGAAAGAAATTCAAAAACAGTTGGAGGAACTTCGCAGTAATAAGTAA